AGAGCCACGACGAGAACCACGTGTCGAGCACGTCCTCGTCCTGCCTAACGGTGCCGCCGCACGTCGGACAGCTCGCGACGTCGGCGCGGCTCACGATCGGCTCGCCGCCGCACGCGTCGCAGTACCACACCGGAATGCGGTGTCCCCACCAGAGCTGACGCGAGATGTTCCAGTCGCGGATCCCCTCGAGCCAGTTCACGTAGACGGCGTCCCACCGCTCGGGGAGGACGCGCGTCTCGCCGCGGCGATGCGCGGCGAGCGCCGGCTCGGCCAGCGGCGCCATGCGCACGAACCACTGATCGCTGAGGCGCGGCTCGACCACGGTCTCGCAGCGGTAGCACTTCCGCACCGCGTGCGGGTGGTTCTCCACCTTCTCCAGCCGTCCGGCCTCGCGCAGCAGCTCGACGATGCGCTCGCGCGCCGCGTCGCGATCGAGCCCGCGGATCCCATCGGGCACGCGCCCGGCCGCGTCGGAGACCTCGTCCATGATCGCCTCGGCGGTCATGACGATCGGCTGCGGCAGACCGTGGCGGCGGCCGACCTCGAAGTCGTTCGCGTCGTGCGCCGGCGTGATCTTCACCACGCCGGTGCCGAACGTCGGGTCGGTGTACTCGTCGGCGACGACGGGGATGGGGATGTTCACGATCGGCAGCAGCACGTACGTGCCGACGAGATCGCGGTACCGATCGTCGCTCGGGTTCACGGCGACGGCCACGTCGCCGAGCATCGTCTCGGGGCGCGTGGTGGCCACCGTGACCGAGCGCGTGGGGTCGTCCTGCAGCGGGTAGCTGATGTGGTACAGCTTCCCCTGCGCGTCGTGGAACTCCGCCTCCTCGTCGGAGAGCGACGTCATGCAGCGCGGGCACCAGTGGATGACGCGGTGGCCCTTGTAGACGAGCCCCCGCTCCCACAGCCGCACGAACGCCTCGCGCACGGCGCGCGACAGCTCGGGGGAGAGCGTGTACGCGGTGCGCGTCCAGTCGCACGAGCAGCCGATGGCGCGGAGCTGCTGGAGGATGGCGCCACCGGTCTCCTCGACGAACTTGACGGTGCGCTCGACGAACGCTTCACGCCCGAGGTCGTAGCGGGTGAGCCCCTCGCGGGCGATCTGCTTCTCCACGACGTTCTGCGTGGCGATGCCGGCGTGGTCGGTGCCGGGGACCCACAGCGTCTCGTCGCCGGCCATGCGCCGCCACCGGACGATGACGTCCTGGACGCTGTTGTTCAGCCCGTGCCCCATGTGGAGCACCGCGGTGACGTTCGGCGGCGGGATGACGATGGTGAACGGCGGCCGGGGCCCGCCGAGGCGCGCGCTGTCCTCGGGGCGGGCGGCGAACACGCCGGCCTCCTCCCAGGCGGCGTACACTGCCGGCTCGGTGGCCGCGGCGTTGTAGATCGGCGGGATGGGCGAGGCGCCCGTCGTGTCGGTCGGAGCGGTCATCCCGCAATTCTAACGAGGGCAGGAGGGCAGGAGGGCAAGAGGGCAGGAGGGCAGGAGGGCTGTCGACTCTCCTGCCCTCCTGCCCTCCTGCCCTCTTGCCCTCGGGCCGCGCGTCAGCGCTGGCCC
This DNA window, taken from Gemmatirosa kalamazoonensis, encodes the following:
- a CDS encoding valine--tRNA ligase — translated: MTAPTDTTGASPIPPIYNAAATEPAVYAAWEEAGVFAARPEDSARLGGPRPPFTIVIPPPNVTAVLHMGHGLNNSVQDVIVRWRRMAGDETLWVPGTDHAGIATQNVVEKQIAREGLTRYDLGREAFVERTVKFVEETGGAILQQLRAIGCSCDWTRTAYTLSPELSRAVREAFVRLWERGLVYKGHRVIHWCPRCMTSLSDEEAEFHDAQGKLYHISYPLQDDPTRSVTVATTRPETMLGDVAVAVNPSDDRYRDLVGTYVLLPIVNIPIPVVADEYTDPTFGTGVVKITPAHDANDFEVGRRHGLPQPIVMTAEAIMDEVSDAAGRVPDGIRGLDRDAARERIVELLREAGRLEKVENHPHAVRKCYRCETVVEPRLSDQWFVRMAPLAEPALAAHRRGETRVLPERWDAVYVNWLEGIRDWNISRQLWWGHRIPVWYCDACGGEPIVSRADVASCPTCGGTVRQDEDVLDTWFSSWLWPLSTLGWPDETPDLEAFYPTDVLVTAPEILFFWVARMIMAGLEFKGRVPFHTVYLTGTVRDTQHRKMSKSLGNGIDPLDVVALYGADALRWTVIAGLGLGADVILDNRDLEKSFAAGRNFCTKLWNIGRFLLTNVGDEPVRPLADVDRSRLTRADRWILARLDMAVAECDGALGPARPDASHRWASAERFVGLRLNEYAEAARRFAWNELADWYVESTKGRLAGPDATPEDREVARAVLTHCFDQAMRLLHPIVPFITESLWQRIPGRVEGELLARAAWPHLRTGDAGATDARVAEFEIVRAAVEGLRRTRSEYVIAPSAWIDAVIVAGDDARAVFEQEAALVGRLARARLTVAPSAPAGGGAAHVVIGRGVELVVPLGGIVDVEKECAKLGKELADLDKQLGALRGRLSNERFVSGAPADVVEKERVKERDWTERRAQLAAKLSALCGAQ